CATTTTTGCAAATCCTCTTTTAAGTACGTCGGTACCAACAAGTTTTTTACTCATTATTTCACCATTTCTGTTATTATTTTTCTGTTTTAACATTTTATTATATGATTTATTTGATTTAATTATGAATTATATTTTTTAACATATTTTCAGAAAATAAATATAATGTACTATATTATATAATTTAATATATACATTTAAAGGTTAAATTTCAAAGTTAATTATAATTATTTTAACTATTCTAATTTATCAATATATATCCAAATATAAAAAATTAATTATATCGAATATTTAGTGGATTTAACTACCCCAATATATCAAAATAATTAATCTAAAAATATATTAATTACTACGACATATAGTGTAGTAGATGTTATTTTACAAAGGTGATATTGTGGAAATCGACACTGCTTTAGAAAAATATCATCACCTAAAAATTAAAGATATAATGCCTAATAAAGACGAAATGCCTATAGTTTGTATAAATGATTCCGTTTTAGACGTATTAAAGTTATTAAGAACAAGGCATCACGTTTGGGTGATTGATACAAAAAATGATAACAATTTAGAGGGTCTTATTAGATACCTAGATGTAATAGATTTTCTATTGCCCCCTAGTAAACATAAGATTTATATGGGAAGCTCAACGTCCATATTAAAATCAATTATTGGTGGCGCAAACACCGTAAAAGAAATATTACAACCAAATCCGTTAACCATTAATCAAAATAATACAGTTCTAGAAGTTTTAACTAAAATGGAACAGTATAAAGTTCAAATTATTGGCGTAGTTGATGACAATAATAAATTAGTTGGAGAAATTAGTTTAAAGATATTAATTAGACAATTTATGGATTTATGTATGTTTTCCACCAATTGTGGTGAATAATAAATTGTCCAACAGTACTTGATTAATTATATACCCCCTTAATATTATTATAATGTTGTTGCATGGTTTAAAGCAAGTTTAATTGGTATTCGTACCGTTTTTATTTTTAATAAATTAACATCCCATATGTGTATAATTCGATTATGGTAAATTATAGTATAAAATCTTTAAAATGTTAAATTAGATTGAATTGTTAAATAAATTTAAAATAAAAAGATAAAAAACTAAAAAATTTTATATATATCGGTGGTTCAAATGGATTACAGCTGGGTTTTACTAACCCTGGGCATTTCACTAATTGCGGGAAAATTAGGCGACCATTTTATGGAAAAATTAAAATTGCCTGGCGTATTGGGTGAAATATTAATGGGTATGTTTCTTGGAAATTTAATATACTTTGGATTTATTGATGGAAACCATCTTACACTACATAATAATGAAATATTTGAATTTTTATCAAAATTAGGAATCATATTTCTATTATTTCTAGGTGGTTTAGATACTAACATCGCTGAAGTTAAAAAAACCGGTGCAATAGCTACTGTATCCACAGTTTTTGGTGTTTTATTTCCATTAGTCATGGGGTATCTTGCATTAGTCTCGGTGGGTTATCCCTCACAAGAAGCATTCGCTGCGGGAGTTATACTAACTGCAACTAGTATTGGCCTTACAGTTCGTGTTATGATGGATTTAGGTGTTTTAAAAACAGATGTGGGTTATGCTTCATTGAGTGCAAGTATTATGGACGACTTTTTAGGGATTATGTTGATAATATTTGTAGTAGGAATGGGCGACTTAACTTCTTTATTCGGTAAATTAGGGCTATTTGTAATTATTGGGTTTATAGGCTGGAAACTTATTGGCAAATATATATCATTTGCCGAAAAATTGCATGTCCAAAGAGGGATTCTTTCATTTATATTGGCATTATTGTTTATATTTTCATTCCTTGCAGAAAATTGGTTTGAAGCAGCCATTGAAGGCTCCTTCTTAGCAGGCTTGATTCTTTCAAAAACTCCCGAAGGTAAAGCTGTAATGAACGATGTAAAAACTATTGGTTACAGCTTCTTAATACCATTATTCTTCGTATATACAGGTGCTAGTTTGGATTTGGGCGTTTTTGGAAACTACGATGCTCTAAGCTTAGCAGTAATACTTACTGTGGTAGCAGTAATAAGTAAAGTTGTAGGTAGAGGATTAGGCGCCAAACTTATGGGCTGGACTACAAAAAAGTCATTACAGATGGGTATTGGCTCAATTCCTCGTGCAGAAATAGCCCTCATAAACTTAATGGTTGCAGTTAATGCAGGTATTATTTCAGCAGGTAATGTTCCAAAATTTATCGCAGCTACGCTAATATTTATCACAGTTTCAATATTAATAACTCCTCCACTACTAAAATGGGCTTTTAAAGACGAATGTACTTTAAATTAAAACTAACTTCACCGAACAATATATATTTAAAATTATAAAACTATGAAAAATTATAAAAAATAGTGAATAAAAACCTCATAAGCCATAAGTTAAATTAAATCACTATTTTTTTATAGTAAAATAGTATTTAATATAATACAACATATATTATTATCTAAATAACTAATAAATATAAAAATAATAAGCTAAATTATTGGTGATATTATGGTATACGCTGTAAACGCTGACGAATGTATTGCATGTGGAGCATGTGTTCCTGTATGTGCTGTTGAAGCAATTTCAGAAATGGACGATGGTAAAGCAGTTATCGAAGCTAGTAAATGTAACGATTGCGGAGATTGCGCTGATGTATGTCCTGTTGAATGTATAAAACAACAGTAAATAGTAAACTATAATGTTAAAAGTAATTA
The window above is part of the Methanococcus voltae PS genome. Proteins encoded here:
- a CDS encoding CBS domain-containing protein; this translates as MVEIDTALEKYHHLKIKDIMPNKDEMPIVCINDSVLDVLKLLRTRHHVWVIDTKNDNNLEGLIRYLDVIDFLLPPSKHKIYMGSSTSILKSIIGGANTVKEILQPNPLTINQNNTVLEVLTKMEQYKVQIIGVVDDNNKLVGEISLKILIRQFMDLCMFSTNCGE
- a CDS encoding cation:proton antiporter, translated to MDYSWVLLTLGISLIAGKLGDHFMEKLKLPGVLGEILMGMFLGNLIYFGFIDGNHLTLHNNEIFEFLSKLGIIFLLFLGGLDTNIAEVKKTGAIATVSTVFGVLFPLVMGYLALVSVGYPSQEAFAAGVILTATSIGLTVRVMMDLGVLKTDVGYASLSASIMDDFLGIMLIIFVVGMGDLTSLFGKLGLFVIIGFIGWKLIGKYISFAEKLHVQRGILSFILALLFIFSFLAENWFEAAIEGSFLAGLILSKTPEGKAVMNDVKTIGYSFLIPLFFVYTGASLDLGVFGNYDALSLAVILTVVAVISKVVGRGLGAKLMGWTTKKSLQMGIGSIPRAEIALINLMVAVNAGIISAGNVPKFIAATLIFITVSILITPPLLKWAFKDECTLN
- a CDS encoding indolepyruvate ferredoxin oxidoreductase subunit alpha yields the protein MVYAVNADECIACGACVPVCAVEAISEMDDGKAVIEASKCNDCGDCADVCPVECIKQQ